ggctatttcatttttaaaattatccaaggaatctctcattttccttcgtaactttgattaaggtaagaacaatcgaatttgtAATGAAAAAAGTTATTTCGGGTAATTTGGTTCGTtgtcaaacttctttttctcacattatagatatgagtaaacgtcgtcgtaaaaaatttttttctcgagtaccctccaaaaaaaaagatctacgcccttgctcaGAAATGCCGACAATTAcagtttccaaaaaaaatttcgatgaaaGCGACCACGTGAAATAAATTGCTTCTGAGAACTTGTTTATTTTCTCATTTACGCTCAACAATACAAGCCAAACACATTTTAATCTccgatttattatttttaaacgTTACACATGTATATCTGAGCGGTTACTCTTCCATTTACCAACTGTTTTGCTTAATATACCTTTGGGCGTATAATAATGAAGTATTCTACTTTTTTTCGGAGCCTTTGATGTTCGCTCAAAATTTCATGGCTTTCTTTCCAAATTAATCGTTCAAAAGTAGGAgcaattttccaaaaatattcagGTGATGTTCTGGGATTTAAAGAATGTGAAAGTAGAGTAACAAACACTACAAATTTTACACTaaggttcattatttcctcatAGAATAGATAATCTCTTTGGCGCCCTCTGGCCCTcctctagcgtcgccactggtgAGGAGGATTAATTTCGTCTTTTCTTGCACAGAATTTCATGCGTACTGATCGAATAGTTTccgagaaaaaatttttcatttcactaaAGATTCATTATTGGGAATGATAATAATACCTAAATATTTCTGGGGAAAAACTTTTTCTACACTCATAAGTTCCTTTAAAATAACAAAGCAAAGTGGTTTTGGGATCGATGGAAAATTGACAGTTTGGTCACATCATCCTTGGGTTTCTCCGAGctatattcatttttaaaatattccatACCAGTGTACATCCATATACTTCGTTAATCTATGTGTATATCTGTCCGTTCTATTCCTTGCATCAGGACATTTTATAAAGAATACAATGATCAGGGGCGGGTCATAAGAgtgaccaaaaaaaatttgaccaTCATTTTATTTGTAGAATTCAAAAGTAGTCATATGTGAATTAATTTTACGTGAACAAAAATAGTGAATGTTTTTGTGGTCCCAACTTTTACGAGCCGCTACTGCatttcattatacagggtgattcactgggatgacctattagacatttatggaaaactaatcataattttgagctgaaaattttcatattgtggtttgagacaatgatctttctctctaaaatattgtcgtcaaaaaagcgaTCTgaagatgcaataatatactgggtgtgccatttgaaataaggaagtagtagtctgtttccggtaaaaccggaagttgtagagatctgaaaatattttagggagaattCTCTCAATCCCcaatatccaaattttcagctcaaaattatgattagttttccatgaacgtaTAATAGGGTGTATCACTCTGTATAAGGAGAACCCTGATTGGATCCCTTAAGTAATGATtcattattggaaaaataaatcaacacaaaagaatttcgagaaaaatatttttcatataattctTGTTTTCCTCAGGGTTGAAAAACTCTCAAATGTAACTAAAATCCTTCAAAGGTATTGTTTTCCTTTAATAAATTGTAGCCACAAGAACACTGAGCCATTTTATAGGCTCATATTTCTTTTACTATATTCCATCacttatttatgtatttttccAAGATTCTAAAGAGAAATCATAAATATTATCCTCTTTCAATCAAAGCGATGTCTATATTTAAGAAAAtagataaaatcaataaatcaaCGATCCCAACATCGGAGGTTCTAAGAAACTCAGTACAATTCCACATAATTTAGAGTGGGGGGATTTATAATAAAACACTCTCGAGTCCAATTAGCCAGATTTATGATAAGATATAAAAGATTACTCCTTATTCAAAATTAGATAACTTTAATGATTGAAATGcataattgataaaaaaatcgaactggaagttttttggaaaatccTAAATCCGAAAATACTCAATTCAAGATAAGTTCAACTTTGAATACTTCTCAGAATGTGCTGCAATAGTTCAAGCATTTGACAGGATGGAACAAAAACGATTAATTTGAAGTAAggttatttcatgaaaaattatttgaattatacagggtgttcctataAACAAGAGCTGCGAATGCTTTGTTTATGAGGTACAGGGCGTTTCTTAGTCCttctttttgtgatgattataccagtttatcgaatcctTACCACATATTGGGTAAAAAATAAGaaccaaaacttgaaattaatttaCTCATAACAGctcactaactggatctttataataatttagattttcctgaggattactttAGAATCTAGGATTCTTTTTTCTTAACTACAAGTGGTTCACCAACAAAAGTTCTAGAGGAAAGTAGCGTGCACTGGAATATCTAcgccaaattcaagttgaatatcttttgaagtgaaggtgctatgagaagaaaacttgaatttttcactAAAATTGATATGTTATATATATTTCCAGAACAATATTCCTCAAAACTTTGAAAATCaactaattaattcatttttattttctgttcacTTCACTATATCCGTTGAGAATTAACAGATCTCAAAAAATGTTTGGTAACTAAAATTTCTAATGATTGATAAAAGAGTGAAATTCAGGAATAACCAAGGGATTCGGTGGGACTCAGGTTCAACAAATTTGCATATGgttaatcaacaaaatatttatataacgcGAATATTTTTCCccaaaaattccaaaaacattataaaaattattaaaccACACTAAGCGTAAGAAACTAACCTCCTGTTAATAACCACTCATTAAATATTTAGAATCTCAAGATAattgaaacaattgaaattttacTTCATTTTAGTAATGAATTCGAATCACATTATAaagtaataaaacaaaatatacaATTATATATCGATTTTGTAAATTTAACATTGGATCAGATGTATCTAAATAAAGAattatttacatttatacaTAGAATCTTAAATCACTTATATACACTGGTTTCGCCTACAAAGTTTTTCTTGGACGTTTCTTGTCAGGTGGTGTAATCGGAGAAGCAGATCTTTTCTTTTTACACATGGCACATAGAaatacctgaaataaattactTCCGATAAAAATATGACGAAAAATCAATAGAACAGTTTTTAGCTCCTTCACAATACTCTCGATTTTATTTCTGAACATGACggtggaaatttttttcttttaatcacTGGAAACCAACAGTGTTATCATCTAGATGTTGTACCTACCTACCTACTTAATCATCATGTTCGATTTCACTAATCTATTCACTGATGGACTGTTTCACGAAAACAGTTTTACTTACATCCTAATCTAATTTAATTAAAATGTGGTTGTCATACACtcgatgatttttcaataacactttacaaataaatgaatgaagacAAAACAAGGAAAGAAACGACTTACTTCAGGAATATTGTTTTTCTTGATTCGAGCACAAGAAAGATGAATCCAGGTCAAGCATTCCAGACATTCTATCATTGGACGACCAGCAAATGGTTTACCACAAAAACACGTCACCAAATTAAATGATTCACTATCTTCATCTTCACTTTTTTTCTCCTTTTGACTACTACTTGCCAGTTCCGAGTTGATACTGCTTTCAGAACCATCTCTCTGAGGACTAggagttgattcactatgaatTTCCTAAAAATTCTATAATTATAATCAAGCTAGAAACCATATAAAAGATAAtatatcaacagaaaaatttcattgttcTCTTTGTCAGATTAGACGAAACAATTAGGTTATGCAAATTAccacattattttttcatttataagaAGAAAGTGAGAAAAAGAGATATCACAAATTGTGTTTCAAAATAATGAGAACTTTTCCATAAACTTCAACCTTCtgataaatcaaaaaaaaaaaaaatagtgaagtAACAAAAACAGATTCAAAGTTTACCTCTTAGTCCTTTCTTTCTAATGAAATTCAATAACTAAATAGTTTGTAATTAATTGATATTCAAACTGACAGATAAAAAGCTGATATGATGCTAAGTTTAGAGGATACCTAATTAGGTTTTGAACGAAGAGTTAATGCTTCAATACGATACTAATAATTTTTCACAAGAACTATTGTGATTCAACATGTAATCTTGTTTTGAAAATCACGAGAAAATACTTTCAACAAAGAGAAATTCACCAAAATGAAAGAACTAAATATGGTAAAACTTTGAGCAACACTTCAATCTGGATTGGACTCACCTCATTAACAAGTGCCTCATAATTTTCGTAATTCAATACAGTCgtacaaaattcataaaaatcttcACTAGTCCTAGGACGTCGTATGTTATTGGGTGATTCCAGATCAATCTGAAAAGAGATAatgagttatagctgttttatTGGGAGAATGAAAGGAATGCAAAAGAAGAAATAGCAATTTAGCTAACTTACATTCTTATTTTCCGTAATCTCTGGTGGCACTGGAAACAATTCACGTataaaaaatcacaaaatctctTTATAGGAAATAAGTTTTTATAAGATAAAAACATACTCACTGGATACCAATTGCTTGTGTGTCATATTTGATTTCCTAAATTAATATCAGGTTCGAAATTCATT
Above is a window of Harmonia axyridis chromosome X, icHarAxyr1.1, whole genome shotgun sequence DNA encoding:
- the LOC123685640 gene encoding PHD finger protein 13-like, translated to MTHKQLVSMPPEITENKNIDLESPNNIRRPRTSEDFYEFCTTVLNYENYEALVNEEIHSESTPSPQRDGSESSINSELASSSQKEKKSEDEDSESFNLVTCFCGKPFAGRPMIECLECLTWIHLSCARIKKNNIPEVFLCAMCKKKRSASPITPPDKKRPRKTL